Proteins from one Desulfomicrobium macestii genomic window:
- a CDS encoding HDOD domain-containing protein codes for MSYIFVVPALLAFAALMYFYVSRKPELEPIVGEDHDPVKINPIVTEPNTFNEWESVLIRALDHIYSGTPSTTGNQMTHVYEPPSALAQTAITNLVKAFDKVGTLHSSLAAIDKPGVSMKELGDLVTRDPLLSSRVLKTINSPFFRVATDVKSIHTAVNILGLTNLKNLIAFGVMPYSLYKHPEHQRMFKSIWQHMNSTAIAASYMARARQDLDSGALYTAGLMHDIGKLVLILLVKDPEEGEVYPQTLDREYERLMATHIQAAQIMARSGGIPDQLRTLVLSHHLPGLLPVSQLECDGQQAKSMTVLFLANQVAKLISPHGTLLDDVRRLDQLDPSFREIVSKQEAREILLSPGLIDDVMNNVRLVQATLN; via the coding sequence ATGTCATACATTTTCGTAGTACCAGCACTGCTTGCTTTTGCAGCGCTCATGTATTTTTATGTGTCGCGCAAGCCGGAATTGGAACCCATCGTCGGCGAGGACCATGATCCCGTAAAGATAAACCCGATCGTCACTGAGCCAAATACATTCAATGAGTGGGAATCGGTGTTGATCCGCGCCCTGGATCACATCTACTCCGGTACGCCGTCCACCACCGGCAACCAGATGACCCACGTCTACGAACCGCCTTCGGCGCTGGCTCAAACCGCCATCACGAATCTGGTCAAGGCCTTCGACAAGGTCGGCACCCTGCATTCCTCCCTGGCCGCCATCGACAAGCCCGGCGTCAGCATGAAGGAACTCGGCGATCTGGTCACCCGCGACCCACTGCTCTCCTCGCGCGTGCTGAAAACCATCAATTCCCCGTTTTTCCGCGTGGCCACGGATGTCAAATCCATCCACACGGCCGTGAACATCCTGGGCCTGACCAATCTGAAAAACCTCATCGCCTTTGGGGTCATGCCCTATTCGCTGTACAAGCATCCCGAACATCAGCGCATGTTCAAAAGCATCTGGCAGCACATGAACTCCACCGCCATCGCCGCCTCATACATGGCCAGGGCCAGGCAGGACCTGGACAGCGGCGCCCTGTACACGGCGGGGCTGATGCACGACATCGGCAAGCTCGTGCTCATCCTGCTGGTCAAGGATCCCGAGGAGGGTGAAGTATATCCCCAAACCCTGGACCGTGAATACGAGCGCCTCATGGCCACCCATATCCAGGCCGCCCAGATCATGGCCAGGAGCGGCGGCATACCGGATCAGCTACGCACCCTGGTCCTGAGCCATCACCTCCCCGGCCTGCTGCCGGTTTCACAGCTCGAATGCGACGGGCAACAGGCCAAGAGCATGACCGTGCTTTTCCTGGCCAACCAGGTGGCCAAGCTCATTTCGCCGCACGGCACCCTGCTCGACGACGTCCGCAGGCTCGACCAGCTCGACCCCAGCTTCCGCGAGATCGTCTCGAAACAGGAAGCCCGGGAAATCCTGCTGAGTCCCGGGCTGATAGATGACGTCATGAACAACGTGCGCCTGGTGCAGGCGACCCTGAACTAG
- a CDS encoding DUF3999 domain-containing protein, giving the protein MMFIVLLVLLAPFSAQAASPMDFARGYLLETQADFALQRLELPFEVYNASVRADLADLRVFNAEGAEVPMHLRRIQVLPAAAQEQPLPLFRVAGGSEGVQDYDFRMQVRTSDQGAVLETRMSALPPETEQALLLDASAITEDLVALRFEAGTSSSAFLRVEVRGSDDLFSWRPSGSAVLAFMEHENGRILQDRVMLHGKRWKYYLLTGPADLSLLTGAHARKVSGDAGLTRRFLPLTGELIEEGTYEYILPPALPVDVLDLGDVENAVLGVKVLSPLKDDWRQVAAGALFRLTVDGQSLAGPGLALHGPHERLRIVMQGAPVPLRVGWLPHELVFMPQGPGPFTLAVGSRSAKRGPDMLAAMLGDKKIGTLRLGTAVIAAPVVLGGEDRLLPESNHAAFVLWAVLGLGVVLLGFMAWRLVRTLDQKK; this is encoded by the coding sequence ATGATGTTCATTGTGCTGCTGGTTCTGCTTGCGCCTTTTTCCGCTCAGGCCGCCTCGCCCATGGATTTTGCCCGGGGCTACCTTCTGGAAACGCAGGCGGATTTCGCCCTGCAACGCCTGGAACTGCCCTTTGAAGTCTACAATGCCAGCGTGCGCGCCGATCTGGCTGATCTGCGCGTGTTCAATGCCGAGGGTGCCGAGGTGCCCATGCACCTGCGCCGCATTCAGGTACTGCCTGCCGCTGCGCAGGAACAGCCTCTGCCATTGTTCAGGGTCGCGGGCGGGAGTGAGGGCGTCCAGGATTACGATTTTCGTATGCAGGTGCGCACCTCCGATCAAGGGGCCGTGCTCGAGACCCGCATGTCCGCGCTTCCCCCGGAGACGGAGCAGGCCCTGCTGCTCGACGCTTCCGCCATCACCGAAGACCTCGTCGCGCTGCGTTTCGAGGCCGGGACCTCGTCGTCGGCCTTCCTTCGTGTCGAGGTGCGCGGCAGTGACGACCTGTTTTCCTGGCGTCCGTCCGGAAGCGCGGTGCTGGCCTTCATGGAGCACGAGAACGGGCGCATCCTGCAGGACAGGGTCATGCTCCATGGCAAACGCTGGAAATATTATCTGCTGACCGGTCCGGCCGACCTTTCCCTTCTGACTGGGGCCCATGCACGCAAAGTCAGCGGTGATGCGGGTTTGACCCGTCGCTTCCTGCCCTTGACCGGCGAACTGATCGAGGAAGGTACGTACGAGTATATCTTGCCGCCTGCCTTGCCTGTGGATGTGCTGGATCTGGGGGACGTGGAGAATGCGGTGCTGGGCGTGAAAGTGCTCTCGCCCTTGAAAGACGACTGGCGTCAGGTCGCGGCGGGAGCGTTATTCCGCCTGACCGTTGACGGGCAGTCGCTGGCAGGTCCGGGCCTTGCGCTGCATGGCCCGCATGAGCGTTTGCGGATCGTGATGCAGGGCGCGCCGGTGCCTTTGCGCGTCGGGTGGCTGCCTCACGAGCTTGTCTTCATGCCGCAAGGACCCGGACCCTTCACCCTGGCCGTGGGCAGCCGTTCCGCCAAACGCGGCCCCGACATGCTCGCCGCCATGCTGGGCGACAAGAAGATCGGGACGCTGCGGCTGGGTACGGCCGTGATCGCGGCGCCGGTTGTTCTGGGCGGCGAGGACCGTCTGTTGCCGGAATCCAATCATGCCGCATTTGTGCTTTGGGCGGTGCTTGGCCTGGGGGTGGTTCTGCTCGGGTTCATGGCGTGGCGGCTGGTGCGGACCCTGGATCAAAAAAAATGA